The Sorghum bicolor cultivar BTx623 chromosome 6, Sorghum_bicolor_NCBIv3, whole genome shotgun sequence genome contains the following window.
AAATTGGGGAGGGAGAAAGAAGCAATGGCACTCTTTGAGAGGATGAAAGCCAGTGGAATTGagcttgatgcggtcacatatgGTGTGATTGTTAATTGCTTGTGCCGATTTGGCAATATGGAGGAGGCACTTTCGTGCTTCAGGAGCTGTGTAGAGAAGGGTGTTGCAGTAAATGCCATTTTCTATACAAGCCTAATTGATGGCTTTGGAAAAACTGGGATGGTTGACCAAGCAAAGGAGCTCTTCGAGGAGATGATTGCTAAAGGATTTGTGCCTGACTCGTATTGCTATAATGTTCTTATCGATGCATTAGTCAAAGCAGGACGAACAGACATCGCGTGTGCTTTCTACGAGAGAATGGAAGATGATGGTTGTGATCAAACAGTGTACACATATACCATTCTCATTGATGGTTTGTTCAAGGAACACAAGAATGAGGAGGCACTGAAGTTCTGGGACAGCATGATTGATAAGGGAATCACCCCGACAGCTGCAGCTTTCAGGGTCCTCGCCAATGGACTCTGCCTTTCTGGTAAATTCAGCCGTGCATGGAGGATACTGGATGAACTGGCTCCAATGGGTGTGATTCCTGAGACGGCTCATGAGGATATGATCAATGTGTTGTGTAAGACTGGCAGATTCAAGCAGGCCTGCAAATTGGCAGATGGCATTGTGCAGAAGGGCCGTGAGGTACCTGGGAGGGTTCGAACGATGATGATCAATGCGCTAAGGAAAGCAGGAAATACTGATCTGGCATTTAAACTGGTGCATAGTAAGATAGGCATTGGGTATGAAAGATCTGGCAGCATCAAAAGAAGAGTGAAATTTCAAAGTCTGTTTGAATGATGATCAGTGCGATAAGGAGGAAAGCAGGAGATACCGATCTGGCATGGTGCATAGTAAGGTTGGCTTTGGGTATGAAAGATCTGGCAGCATCAAAAGAAGAGTGAAATTTGAAACACTAGTTGAATGAGTTGCCGATATTCTTACTCAAAGGTTGAAGGCATGTGTCCTGTTTCACTCATGGCCTCATGGGTTGGCCACATTCCTTTAGATTTCTGCATCTCCAGCAGTAGGAGAAAACCTCAACCTAAAACTAGTTGTTAGGGAAGCTACAAACCTTTTTTCTGAGGGTTTTGAAAGGCCTCATCTCCAATCAATAGAATGATAaaattccatcggcaatatcTCTTCTAACATGTGGGCTCCATTTGTCATTCAATATTTTAATTTTTCCCCGCGCGTTTATTTCTCTCTCTTCCCGCTCCGAGCGACGTATCtgctccgccgccgcccgccggagAAATTTGGACCGCATCTGCTCCGCTCACCTTCGCGAGCACTCCTCCGCCTTTCCTCCGAACGGTGCAAGTGGGGGCGCCAGGAGCTTCGGCAAGGCAACACGAGAAGCTGCAGCAAGGCGGGTGTCTTCTTCCCCGCCCCCGGTGATCTTAATAACTTCGGTTATCGGCTTCGGCGTCGGTTTTCGTAGCACACAGAACCGATATACCCGAAGTACCGAAGTACCCGAACTATGCAAAATGGAGGCAGTGAGGCACACCGCAGAGAATCACTTGCCCAACCCACAAGGGCACCAGCGCCGCATTCCCCGTCAGGCCGTCACTCCCCCGACTCCCGCACCAGCGCCGCATGGCACCCTAACCCTAGTCACCGCATCGGTcgcagcggcggcgacggcggcggcgggcgaaacgacggcgacggcgacggcgcggcGCATCGGGCTCCGACGGCGGCGGGGCGACGGCGCGGGGCACCACGCAGGCTCCAACAGCGACGGCGCGCGGCCGCGCAGGCTCAGAACCACCCACGTGAAGATCTCCTTCCAGTACAATGTCGGCAGCTACAGAGGAGTCCACCAACGTATGTCTTCTACTCTTCTTCTCTTAAGTTCAGACTTCAGTTATCCTTTCTCGGTTTCTTATCTTGCACAAATAGACCAACCTATACCTGTGCTTGATCTTAAGTGCCACTGATGAAACCGATGCAAATCAGGTGAATGAAATGATAGAGGTTGACGAGGAGGGCGATCAGCAGTGCGAGGAGGATGAAGGTGAACAGCAAGAGAAACAGAAAAACAAGAAAAGGAAAGCGATTGCTCCAAGTTCAGATGTTTGGGATCACTTCACCAAGGTAAAAATTGCAAATGGGGAGGAAAGAGCCAAGTGCAAGTACTGTGGGAACTTGTGTCACTGTGATACAGAGACAAATGGAAATAGCCAACTGCAGCCTAGTCAAGGAAATTGTAGTGTTGGTACTCTATCTACTtcggagtttgatcttgatgacCTTAGAAACAGTTTTGCTGAAATGATAATTGAAGATGAGCAACCATTTGCCTTATCTGAACGTCCTGGCCTTAGAAAATTTTTGGCCATCGCATGCCCACAATTTACTTTACCCTCTAGAAGAACAGCCACTATAGCTTGTTTCAAAGTGTAAAGGTTTAAGAAATGTGCTGAATTAGCAAAGGTACAGACCAAAGCCTTTCTGACCCTAGATGTTTGCACTAGGTGGGACTCTACTTACCTAATGCTAAACACTGCACAGAAGTATGAAAATGCTTTCGAAAGGTATAGTGATGAAGACCCATACTATAAACTAGACTTAAATGACGAGAAAGATGGTCCAGGAGTTCCTGAAAAATCAGATTGGGATAATGCTAGGAAGATGGCTGAATTTCTTGAACATTTTTATGAACTTACTCTCCGTGTTTCAGTCACAAGTTGTCCAACATCAGACACTTATTTTCATGAGATTGCTGATCTGTTGCTTTTGCTGCAAGAGTGGTGTGACAGTGAGGATAGGTTATGTAGTGAAATGGGTAAGAGAATGCTAGTAAAGTACTACAAGTACTTTGGGGAGAAATATGGAGAGAGGCTGGGAGACAGAGAGAAGCGAGGAGAGAAAGATAAGGGGGATCAATTGCTGAACCTGAACTTCATTGTTTATTTCTGTGTTGcaattgatccaaggtacaagCTTTCAACTTACATAAAGATGGCTACGATGATCTTGTTTGGTGATGAGATAGGAGAAAAATTGTGGGAAACAGTGAACACTTCTTTCCGTGCTTTGTTTGAAGAGTACAGAAATATGTATGCTCCAAGTGATAATGCACCACAACGGCCCACTGAGACTCAAGAACCACCTCCAGAGAGCAGAAGGTCGTTCAAGTCCATAATTGCTGAGAAATTGAGGAAACGTGGGGGTGCAAATGCCACTACCAAATCTGAACTTGACAAGTACTTTTCAGAAGACAACGAAGAGGATACTGAAGGGTTTGACATTCTTAAGTATTGGAAGGGCAATGCTAGAAGGTTTCCAATACTGTCTCGCATGGCCCGTGATCTCTTAGCAATTCCTATCTCAACTGTACCTTCTGAATCAGCCTTCAGTACAGGTGGACGTGTTCTTGATGATTTCAGGAGCTCACTCACACCAACAATGGTTGAGCGTCTGATTTGTGCAAGTGATTGGATTCGTGGATCCAATGTTGTTAGTGTTGAAGAGAATGAAGAAGAATTGTACAAGCTTGAGGAAGGTACTTGTTAATTTAAAAGCTATCTAGTTCTTTTATGTTCTTCGTGATTCATTTCTATGTACTCATGACTAATGTTACATTTCATATTTCACTTATTGTAGAACTGGGTGCCCTCACTATTCCTAAGGAGACAACAGAGTCTTAAACAAGCCAAAAGTTTAATGTTGTTGCTGTCTGGAAGGAGTGTTGGTGCACTCATCTTTGATTTAATCAATTTGTGGCCACTGTGTTTGCTTGTAATAAttgaagtttgaaccactgcTAGTCTGTAGTCTGCTACTGGCCTTTGAACTTCATGTATTTGTTGCCTTGTTGGCTTGGTTAGTATTGAAACATCAACTGCCGAAATGGTTATTGTAGTATTATTTACTGTCCTAATCAACTCTCTGTGTTCGGTGCGCACCAAACACTGAAACGAAACATAACACCGAACTTGTCGGTTTTTGGTATTTGCCAGCTTCGGCCTCTGAGTTTTCCAGCACCCAAGGTTTTCCACAACGAAAAAAACGATTGCCCTGCCCTACTCATGGATCACTTTTTCAGCACAGGCTATCGCTGTGAAGAAAAGCCCCCATGGATCACTTTTTCAGCACAGGCTATCGCTATGAAGAAAAGCCTCCCCTCTCAGAGGTTCTGTTGAATCATGTGGTAGCTTTGAGTAGTTAAGTCACACTCgcactagttttaatttttaaACTGATAATGTAGTTACATCTCTTAAGGCTTCCTCTGATTGCTGGAAGGACTGATCCAAGACAAGATTTATAGATAACACACTTGTACAGTAGTGGCAGATTCTAGCACCAGATTGTTCTTGGAGCAGTTTATTATCATTAGGTTGATGAATCTGAAACAATTTTTGAAGGGCCGAAAGGTGGACTACTGATTGCGGTCCGCAGGGCACTATTTTAACCCACTATTTTAACCCGGTAGCACTAACGCACGATTCACACAAGACAGACTCTCTCACTCGATGGTGTTTAATCGGAACTCTATCTTCGTCTCAAAAGAACGACCGACTCCTGTCTTCGTGAACGTTGGACGTAACTCCTGTCATCGTTGGACTGATCGCAATGGCCGAAATATTATCCTATTTACTGTTCATTTGAGAATGGCTAACAATCTTATattccctctgttccaaataaGGCAAAACATAAGTATTTACTATTCAGGGAAGTGTTTATTTTTCAAAACAATTAGCATAGCGTACCTAGAAAAGTGAAAATAGGTATTTACTATTCCGGGAAAAGAGTTTATTTATCAAAACAATTAGCACTGATGACACAGATATCTCAACACTGGAGTTCTAATTGACTAATATGCTAAGGGCAcacacaatgcagactctttcatagattattacctcgaacaaagtcttattttttctacctttcttcaataaatatgctgccacatcagcaaaataccataaataatatgtgattaattatcttggactctgtgatagagtcttgcattgtgagtgaaaTAGAGATCCGATAATAAAACAACAGCATCACAGGTTCCAAATAGCACTGATGACACAGATATCTCAACACTGGAGTTCTAATTGAAAACAGCACTATGTAAGAGATCCGATAATAAAACAACAGCATCTCAGGTTCCAACTTGTATTATATCTTGCTGTATAAAATCTGACCAAATTGTCAGGGATGACTAATCAAATAAACTGTGAGAACCACGGTGGAGCACATGTTTTTACAGACAATACAATGTCAAAGTATATTTGCTTGCCATTCTCACTGATTACAAAGATTAGGTCAGACGATTTGAGGAATGGACCAAGAAAGTACACAAATAATCACAGTACAGATCTTTTCCATCCTATTAGGAAAAGAACGCTACAATCTTTTATCTTCCGGTGAGAGAAAAGATGCTTATAGAAATTCAAATGAGCTTGGCGACTCCTCTCTGTAGATATGAGTCTGCAATATTCAGAAGCTAGTTAAGTACCACACAAAAGTGAATGTCCGCTTTAATATTTAAATTGCACAATGCAGATCAAAGAATGTCAAAACACAAAATCACTATGCTTCCATGAAACTTAAAAATGTCAAAACACAAAATTACTATGCTTCCATGAAACTTAAAAAATGGAACTAaaagagaaataaataaaacataacAATAATGCAGCATTATTATCTCAGTCTCTGAAATCATGTCATCTTAGATGCTGTTTCTCCAAGTAGGTTCTCCCTGAAGCAGGGACTTGGATACATAGCACATCCATTTTGCAGACAGAAACATCACTGAAAGAATGATTGCTTGGATTCTGATATGACCTCAACCAAGCTTTATGGTTAAGCTCAACTTTCAGAATAAAAGGAAAGAGCACGAAGCAAAAACTGAGAAACAAATAAGGTTCTCCTGTAACGCCTCAGTTTTATCAAATGATGTCATATTATGTACCATGTTTCCTCAAGTAGGTTCTCCCTGAAACAGGGACTTGAGTCCACAGGACATCCATTTTGCAGACTAATCATCACTGGCAGTATCACAAAGTAATTTATTTTGCTGATAAAACATTCACCAGAAGAGAGGGCATAAACATCTAACCAATGGATAATCTACATGAGCAATAACATACAGCTGAAGAACcaatctgtcatcaaagtacaTCTCACGCAGACTAATGCATGCATCAAACTATGATAATACATTAGGCCTTATTTATGAACCTCAGTTCATGCCCATGTATCTCATTTGAATGTAGGACCCCAAGTAGGTTCTCCCTGAATCAGGGCTTGGAGTTACCTACACCTCACATGTTGGGCAACTCATCATAGGTTACTGTGAAGGTGAAAATTGAACACATTTGGTTCATAATAAGCTTCAGATATAACAGTGAAAGACAAGTAAGAGCTGAACATACCAAATATTTTAACCAAAACCACAGTGCACCAAAAAAACACCTCAGAAAATGCCCATAAATTTTCATTTGAATGTAGGACTCCAAGTAGGTTCTCCCTGGCACGCAGGGACTTGGAGCTGTCTACACCTCACACATTAGGCAAATCATCATCAGCAAGAACATTGTAAGCACATTTCTCCATCTATGTTCtgccaaataaaataaatattgacAATTTCATTCAAGAACAATACCCACCAGGAAACCCAAAAAAACGGATATACAATGTTCAAATGGTATTAAAATGTTTTGTTCATAATGCTCAGTAAAGCCCGTATATCTCATTCCAATGTAGGACCCCAAGTAGGTTCTCCCTGAAAATCAGAGACTTGGAGTGATCTACATCTAATTCAAAGGGCAATTCATCATTGCCtagtaaaagatttttcataccAAGAAAACAGACTTGTCAATACAACAAAGGAAATTGAAAGGTGATGCTAATAAACTTATCATAACAATAATCATCGAATATTAAACAAGTTGAGGACAAGCAACCACAGTTTGTTGATTTAGTGAGAGATTTTAGAAGCAATACCACAAAGAAACAGTAAGCTTCCACGTTAAACTCACCAATAATTGATATGTGCCTCCATGACTGGGCTACCTTGAGAGTCAACAATCTCAAGAAACCAAAGGTGAGGAGAGGCACATTGACATACAAcgaaacaaaaaaatatatctCTCAACGAAAATCACAGCCTAATCACAACGAACTACAAGGCGATGGCAAGCAATATATTAGTAGAGAACGTAACATCAAGAGCTTGCAAGGAAAAGCTTACCCTCCGTCAAGTGTTAGCCTTCTTATCCGGCGAACTAGAAGACTGAGAACCAGTTGCCGCCGCAGGTGCGTCGTGCGAGCAGCACCCACCGGggccgtggtggtggtggtggtgatggtgatgcttcttCGGCTGCGGCTGCCGGAGAGGCTTGCGCATATCGTACGCGTCCTCCCCATCGGCGTAGTACTTGGCCTCGATGTCGTGGATCTGGTACCCGAGGGTGGAGGTGTAGAGGTTGAAGGCGGCGCGGTTGGATCGGCGGACGTGGAGGGAGACGTACTCGGCACCGAAGACCTGGTCCATGGCGGCCTGCGCGGCGGACATGAGCTTGGTGGCGAGACCGAGCTTGCGGTGAGAGCGGAGGACCGCCAGGGAGGTGATGTGGCCGTGGCAGGGCTCGGAGGGGTCCTCCTCCATCTTGGCGAGCACGTAGCCCACGATGCGGCCGCCGTAGTCCTCGGCGACGAAGAGGAGCTGCGGCCACGACAGCATGTGGTAGAGGTAGTACTTCATCTGGTAGTTCTCCGGCAGGCACATCAGGTTGCACGCCTGCATCGCCAGCAGGTCGTCGATGGTCGCCTGCCGGATGCACACCATCTTGACCTCCGCCTAATGCTAACCTCTACTCTCTCCGATGCGGTGGATTCGGTGGCTCTCCGGCGATAGGTCTCGGTGATGGTGATGCCGATGACGGCGGCCGCCTGGCCTCTATTAATATAGGGAGGCTCGGAGAATTCTTGACCTAACCCTAGAGGGGAAACGGGCCGAAATAGGCCTGGTGGGCCGAATGATTTGTTGCTTACGAACTTTAGTCGTGTTGGGCCCGGCCTATAAGCAACAACTTCATGAAAGCCAGGAGCATCTCCAATCTTCCctaaagaacaaaaaaaaaagtatataTAAAAACATTCGAATAGTTTGAGTGCAACAAACAACAGATCGAGACATTAGAAAGGTTGAACCGCAATTAACATGTTTCTCGAGACTGCATGTGACACGATTACAGATTTGTGCATACGAACTGAGAGCATCTCTAAAAGTTTGAAAACAAATCATCATTTGGAGAGTTATTGGAATAAAAATCATTCTTTATATCTTTTTACCTTCTAACAGTTTTTCTATATCTTATATGCACTCAAGAAAATCAATCCCACTCTTCACTTTGGCTAGCAAGAAATCTGGAATAAATGATAGCAATATTTGGAGCCAATGGATGACatctttctatttttttatcAATAATAAAGATATAAAGAGGGTTTTAGAGTTGCTCTGAGCGGAgagcaaaaattataaaaatatgaatgcATAAAGTTACGCCTGCCCCTCTCTCGGAGTTTGCGTTGAATCATGTCGTAACTCTGAGTAGTTATTAAGAAAGCTGCCGTCACACTAATTTTAAACTGAAAATGTAGTTACACCTCTCAAGGCTTCCTCTAATTTCTGGAAGGACTCATCTAAGAGACAAGATTTACAGATAATAACACGCTTGTACACTTACTAGTGGCAAATTCTAGCACCAGTTTCTTCTTGGAGCAGTTTATTATCATTAGGTTGATGAATCTGAAACAATTTTTGCAGCGCCAAAAGGTGGACTACTACCGAAGCAGCATGTGAAGATGATGAAGAGCTATATCCATCAGCAGGGCATTATTTTAACACCCGGTAGACCAACGCACGATTCAATATCGATGGAGGAACTCGATGGGGTGTTGTCTTTGAATGTTTGATCAGAACTAGTTCTTCGTGGGACGGATGAGCCTTTTTTACGAGAaacaaatatattaatattattaacAGCAAGAAGTTGCAAAGATGTTTACATCAATGGCACAGTGCATGAAGGAGCGGTGACTCTCTAATTCTAAAGTAGAGGAGGCAAAAGCCTGTCTAGCTAGGGTATCTGCTGTAGTGTTAATTTGCCTGTTGATTTTGGTGATTGTTGAAGATGTTCCTGCAGCATTGTTGGAGAAGTCCTGAGTATAAGGCTTGCTTCTCCAATCAGGAGGGTTGGAGAGGTCATCCCTGTTTAAGAAGTGCACTTGTTGCTGACAATCCGAGAGGAAGTTGCAATTGTGAATATTCATGGCCTGTATTATATTCTGCTGTATAAAATCACTAATCAAATGAACTGTGAGAACCAGCTTGGAGCAcatgtttttacaaacacaataCCAATGTCAAGATATTGCCAAGTATATTTGCTTGCCATTCCCACTGACTACAATCTTTGATCTTCCGGGGAGAGGAAATTAAGATGCTTATAGAAAGTCCAATGGGCTTGTTGACTCCTCTCTGTAGATATGAGTCTGCAATATTCAGAAGCtagttaagtaccaaatttgaATTTCAGCTTCAATATTTAAATTGCACAATGCAGATCAAGAATGTCAAAAAACAGAATCACCTTGCTTTCATGAAACttaaaaaaatggaactaaaaGAGAGAAATAAAACATAAAGAGCTGAACATAACATAGGCAAATATTTAAACCAAAACTACAGTGCACAAAAAAAAACTCCTCAGAAAACGCCCATAAATTTCATTTGAATGTAGGACTCCAACTAGGTTCTCCCTGGCAAGCAGGGACTTGGAGCTTTCTACACCTCACACATTAGGCAATTACCATAAGCAAGAAAAGTTTAAGCACATTTCTCCATCCATGTTGTGCCAAATAAAATAAACATGGACAATTTCATTCAAGAACAATACCCAccatgaaaaaaaaacacataATGTTGTTAAATGTTTTGTTCATAAAGCTCAGTAAAGCCCGTATATCTCATTCCAATGTAGGACTCCAAGTAGGTTCTCCCTGAAATTCAGGGACTTGACTCATCTACATATAATTCAAAGGGCGATTCGTCATTACCTAGGAAAATATTTTCATATCAATATTACAGACTTGGCAAAACAACAAAGGGATTTGAAAGCTGATGCTAATCAACTCTTCATAACAATAAGTCAATAATCATCGAATATTAAATAAGCTAAGGACAAGCAACTGCAGTGCTAGTTGATTTAGTGAGAGATTTTAGAAGCAATACCACAACAAGAgatacaattttgatataaagtttgtcttcatccgaatttatatgaaaaagttataaattattttttgtttataaCTATTAACCGAGACGGACATTTTAACATAACCACCACGGTTAATGAGCTATTAACCGTGACAAACATTATAAGCAAcgtattaaccgtggcggttaccTTAcaatgcccgccacggttaattatTAACCGTGGTGGGCTCTCGCCAAGAAAAAACATGTGGCTACACGAGCTCGAACCGTGGCCATCCAGCCTCTCGCGCATTGTCTTTGTCAATCCAGCTAAAAAATTTATTGTCTATGTTGCATCCACAATTCTATCTAATAGGGataaagataaaaaataatCCCTAATAAATTACTTTTTAGTTCTAAACGTTCAGGTAGTTTGGGTATGGAGAGAGTAATTAACATCCAGAGCTCGCAATGAAAAGCTTACTCTCCGTCAAGTGTGAGCCTTCTTATCCGGCAAACTAGAAGGCTGAGGAGAAGAACCAGTCGCCGCCGCAGGTGCGTCGTGGGAGCAGCACCCACCGGGGCCGCgtggtggtgatggtggtgcTTCTTCGGCTGCGGCTGCCGGAGAGGCTTGCGCATGCCGAACGCGTTCTCCCCGTCGGCGTAGTACTGGGCCTCGATGCCGTGGATCTGGTACCCgacagtggaggtgtagaggtTGACGGCGGCGCGGTTGGATTGGCGGACGTGGAGAGAGACATACTCGGCGTCAAAGACCTGCTCCATGGCAGCCTGCGCTGCGGACATGAGCTTGGTGGCGAGCCCGAGCTTGCGGTGGGAGCGGAGGACCGCGAGGGAGGTGATGTGGCCGTGGCAGGGCTGGGAGAGGTCCTCCTCCATCTTGGCGAGCACGTAGCCGACGATGCGGGCATGCGGCCGCCGTAGTCCTCGGCGACGAAGAGGAGCTGCGGGCACGACAGCATGTGGTAGAGGTAGCAGTTCATCTGGTAGTTCTCCGGCAGGCACATCAGGTTGCACGACTGCATCGCCAGCAGGTCGTCAATGGTCGCCTGCCGGATGCACACCATCTCGACCTCTGCCTATTCTAACTTCTGCGCTCTCCGATGCGCGCGGTGGATTCGCTGGTTCTCCGGCGGGATGAAGAGGATGGTGAATTGATCAATAATCCCATGTGCTTTTTTGCTGAGAAATGTTGGATCAAGACATAGAAAGGCACCATGATGCGGACGTGGCAGAGAGACTATGCGCTGACTAAGGTGGCATTGAGCCGCCACGGTGGAGCTCGCGCATCCAACCGtgtgagatttttttttttcggcTCGAGGGAAACGCTTCGGCCCATGCTGCCCTGCTAAAAGATATAGCATGCACTGTGCTTACAAAAATTCACCAAATATTTTTCGAGTTTCAAAAAAACTATAGTTGCTAAACTAAGAATCCAAATAAAATTACAAATTGAGCCTAGTTCAGTTGAGGATTCCTTGTGGTGGCATCTGTTCACCCGGATTCAAGTCATCAACTTGATACGGGTGCttgcatttttttttgagaCTTTGTCAATCTCAAAATGTACCAACATAGTCTTTCAAAGATGCTCATAGGGTACGTTTACGTACGTGTGGACTTTTGCCAATGTTGAGATATGGCATAGTCCTTCAAAGGTGCTCATGGAGTCTTTCGGATGTGCTCATAAAGGTAGTTTTTACGTACGTGTGTTTATAGGTGTGAGTATGTATGCGTGTTGAGCGTCTACGTTTAtacttgtctattttttttttcaaaacaagaATCCAAATAATTTTTTGATTTCACCATTATGTTCCTTATATTTTTTCCAAAACAAGGattcacatggatatatttagataatctTTTAATAACCAACATCTATCTCAATAGATAGAACATTTTTTATAAGTACAATCGATGTTCTAGGTCCAAGGTAAGATGTTTTGTTTTTGTAAAACAAATGTTCTAACTCTCTTAGAGTATCTTAGCACTACATAACCTCTATATCTTTGCACTGTCCAACAACCATCTCACGAGTATCTTGGAAAGCCATTCTCTCTCTATCCTTAAaaaatttagaatggaggatGATAATATTTAAAGATCCAATTAAAGAAACTGTTGGAGTTTTTTCTGACAAACTCTTCATTCTTACTAATACGAAAGGATATAAAAAGCCTTTTAGAGTTGTTCCAAACTCTTGAGCACATGACTTGTATGCTAACACACAAACACTAAACATTCAAAGTTGATTGCAAAAAAACAAGAGAGTTTGACACGTCTCCATGCAGCTACTACATGTGGCATGATTACAAGTTTGTACGTAACCAAGAGcatcttcaaaaaaaaatttaaactaaatttctAAATCATCTTTTGGAGCTATGTTACATGTTTGCGCATAATAGATTTAACGTTGAATTAAcaacatctccaagagttttttTTAACTCACtctctaaaccagaatttgggGAGTTACTAGAATAACATAAAAATCACTATATCTTTTCACCTTCCAATATTTTTTCTATATCTCATATAGACACTCTAGAGAGTCAACCCTACGGCGAGGAATCCAAAACAGAGGATAGCAATATTTGGAGTTGTTggatagtattttttttaactaaaaccTCTATTCTATCAataataaaggatataaaagtttGCTTTGATTATCCATAGAGTgaagaaaaaatattttccgCCTATAGAAGAATGGCTAGAGCACTAATTGTGATCTTCTTTATATTTTCTTTTGTCTTTTTTCATTAAATTCTGTTGTTTGGGCACCTTTTTTTATTCTATTATTAATTAATATAACTAATCAGTAGAGGACTAGGAcacatttttttatataaaaaaggatataagctttttttttttga
Protein-coding sequences here:
- the LOC8068442 gene encoding N-terminal acetyltransferase A complex catalytic subunit NAA10, with amino-acid sequence MVCIRQATIDDLLAMQACNLMCLPENYQMKYYLYHMLSWPQLLFVAEDYGGRIVGYVLAKMEEDPSEPCHGHITSLAVLRSHRKLGLATKLMSAAQAAMDQVFGAEYVSLHVRRSNRAAFNLYTSTLGYQIHDIEAKYYADGEDAYDMRKPLRQPQPKKHHHHHHHHHGPGGCCSHDAPAAATGSQSSSSPDKKANT